In Scomber scombrus chromosome 17, fScoSco1.1, whole genome shotgun sequence, the following proteins share a genomic window:
- the LOC133997619 gene encoding uncharacterized protein LOC133997619, which translates to MSVLLKEIKRFDPVAASALEKAGFRTDSEIRSLTREDLHELFPRIEKLKLRKKIYEIIHQQKDINVLIREVKDFIPDDSFRAALTNNGILVDYLHILKEMKTQMNTVQTFLDAHIGLLEEFAKNGSLADTMAPGRSGPVVPCSGQTEGIPQQAQGTHTSQGHGQMMLYDQTNQQGAQSTHNSQGYSQMSYNGQTNPQGAQVYTSVSKVMYREVISGKTFGAHTQLLHKVEDQDKFLLIENKEDCKVIIVFCTICSRVGSDVDAAMSDIKGDEPVILVLMHHSRDAKNTVPTKTWPEYPNIVLAVNTFFHDTIHGLLNCHQNNEAALMIKNKLLEYSIQERKDISGKALAVRGAAGVTASAMHGGGWNDPSTRGGVGNNYYTWIPSFKMPFKSN; encoded by the exons ATGTCAGTTTTACTGAAGGAAATAAAGCGCTTTGACCCAGTTGCAGCCTCAGCACTGGAGA AAGCAGGTTTCCGTACTGACTCTGAGATCCGGTCCCTGACACGAGAAGACTTGCATGAGCTGTTTCCTCGAATTGAGAAACTCAAACTGAGGAAGAAAATCTATGAAATAATACACCAACAG AAGGACATCAATGTGCTCATAAGAGAAGTGAAAGATTTCATCCCTGATGACTCTTTCAGGG CTGCTCTTACTAACAATGGGATCCTGGTTGATTACCTCCATATCCTGAAGGAGATGAAGACCCAAATGAATACTGTCCAGACCTTCCTTGATGCTCATATCGGTTTACTGGAGGAATTCGccaaaaatg GCTCCTTGGCAGACACAATGGCCCCAGGTAGGAGTGGTCCTGTGGTGCCCTGTAGTGGCCAAACTGAGGGCATTCCACAACAAGCCCAAG GCACACATACCTCACAAGGACATGGTCAAATGATGCTTTATGACCAAACTAATCAACAAGGAGCCCAAA GCACACATAACTCACAAGGATATAGTCAAATGTCCTATAATGGCCAAACTAATCCACAAGGAGCACAAG TTTATACTTCTGTGTCCAAAGTGATGTACCGGGAGGTCATCAGTGGTAAAACCTTTGGTGCCCACACACAGTTGCTGCACAAAGTAGAGGATCAAGATAAGTTTCTTCTTATTGAAAACAAAGAGGACTGCAAGGTCATAATTGTCTTCTGTACAATCTGTTCACGTGTTGGATCAGACGTGGACGCAGCCATGTCTGACATTAAAG GTGATGAACCTGTCATTCTGGTGTTGATGCACCACTCACGTGATGCTAAGAACACAGTTCCTACGAAAACATGGCCTGAATACCCCAACATTGTGCTGGCTGTCAACACTTTCTTCCATGATACCATCCATGGATTACTGAATTGTCATCAGAACAATGAGGCTGCCTTAATGATAAAGAACAAATTACTTGAGTACAGCAttcaggaaaggaaggacatcAGTGGAAAGGCTTTGGCTGTTAGAGGTGCCGCTGGTGTGACTGCTTCTGCAATGCATGGTGGTGGTTGGAATGATCCTTCAACTCGTGGTGGTGTTGGCAACAACTATTACACTTGGATACCTAGTTTCAAAATGCCATTTAAGTCGAATTAA